One Rhizobium sp. 9140 genomic region harbors:
- a CDS encoding ABC transporter substrate-binding protein, translating to MRPSHLLAALFTTLAASTSPAFSADCDITVGLVMELTGPAGEYGQAGAKSVEMAFRDINDAGGVGGCKVVADTRDSQSQGNVAVDQATQLVNIKKVPVIIGGIISSVSIPILTSVTAPAGVVQISPASSSPTLTALGRDGKTNGVFFRTITSDALQGTAAAKYAIDQGLKKIAIINVNNDFGVNMVREFKTAYEKLGGTITTTTPYNEKQSSYASEASAAMAGEPDALYLVSTPVDGATIARAWISGGGKQTFLLNDGMNSKDFIESVGAQYLENAYGTSSGTSPTASTDYFNANYEAFSGGIAPSAPAADRSYDAGAIVGLAIAKAGKSDAAAIKAAMREVVADGGTPIHAGKQEFVKALALIKEGKPVKYEGVIGPVSFDQYGDITGPFRLWKITNGDVTTVGELSAEEVGKLKDGK from the coding sequence ATGAGACCGTCACATCTGCTCGCAGCGCTTTTCACCACGCTGGCAGCCTCCACATCGCCCGCTTTCTCGGCCGATTGCGACATCACCGTCGGCCTCGTCATGGAACTGACAGGCCCCGCTGGCGAATATGGTCAGGCGGGGGCAAAATCCGTCGAGATGGCCTTCCGTGACATCAACGACGCCGGTGGCGTCGGTGGCTGCAAGGTCGTGGCCGATACACGCGACAGTCAGAGCCAGGGCAATGTTGCCGTCGATCAGGCGACGCAGCTCGTCAACATCAAGAAGGTGCCGGTCATCATCGGCGGCATCATTTCCTCGGTGTCCATTCCGATCCTGACCTCGGTCACGGCGCCGGCCGGCGTCGTGCAGATCTCGCCGGCCTCCTCGTCGCCGACGCTCACTGCGCTCGGCCGTGATGGCAAGACGAACGGCGTGTTCTTCCGCACCATCACCTCGGATGCGCTGCAGGGAACGGCGGCTGCAAAATATGCGATCGACCAGGGCCTGAAGAAGATCGCCATCATCAACGTCAACAACGACTTCGGCGTCAACATGGTGCGGGAGTTCAAGACGGCTTACGAAAAGCTCGGCGGCACCATCACCACCACGACGCCCTATAACGAGAAGCAGTCCAGCTATGCCTCGGAAGCAAGCGCCGCCATGGCGGGCGAGCCGGATGCGCTTTACCTCGTTAGCACGCCGGTGGATGGCGCGACGATCGCCCGCGCCTGGATCTCCGGCGGCGGCAAGCAGACGTTCCTCCTGAACGACGGCATGAACTCCAAGGACTTCATCGAAAGCGTTGGCGCGCAATATCTGGAAAATGCCTACGGCACCTCGTCCGGCACCAGCCCGACCGCTTCGACGGACTATTTCAACGCCAATTACGAGGCCTTCTCCGGCGGCATCGCGCCGTCGGCGCCGGCGGCCGATCGTTCCTACGATGCCGGTGCGATCGTCGGACTTGCCATTGCCAAGGCGGGCAAATCGGATGCAGCGGCCATCAAGGCCGCGATGCGCGAGGTCGTGGCCGACGGCGGCACGCCGATCCACGCCGGCAAGCAAGAGTTCGTCAAGGCCCTGGCGCTGATCAAGGAGGGCAAACCTGTGAAGTATGAGGGCGTCATCGGCCCGGTCAGCTTCGACCAGTATGGCGACATCACCGGTCCCTTCCGCTTGTGGAAGATCACGAACGGTGATGTGACCACCGTGGGCGAACTGAGTGCCGAAGAGGTCGGCAAGCTGAAGGACGGCAAGTAA
- a CDS encoding aldo/keto reductase, translating to MQRIAIAPDYEISRVIRGGWQLAGGHGAVDADSAVEHMIAFADAGITTFDCADIYTGVEELIGRFRLAYGNLRGAEALSRIRVHTKFVPDLAVLPTIDKAYVEGVIDTSRKRLNLETLDLVQFHWWALDVPGWLETAGWLKELSEEGRIGKVSLTNFDADHVAAIIHAGVPVASLQLQYSLLDQRPEKRMVDLAREKGFALLCYGTVAGGFLSDRWLGQVEPEHPLENRSLTKYKLIIDDFGGWDLFQSLLQTLRRIADRHKTDIATVASAAMLTKPTVAGVIVGARNRSHLPANLAICDIVLNDEDHAALADVLTEARPLDGDVYTLERDRTGRHGAIMKYNLNKGE from the coding sequence ATGCAGCGCATCGCCATCGCCCCCGACTACGAGATTTCCCGCGTCATCCGCGGCGGCTGGCAGTTGGCCGGCGGCCATGGCGCTGTCGATGCCGATTCTGCGGTGGAGCATATGATCGCATTTGCAGATGCCGGCATCACCACATTCGACTGTGCCGACATCTATACCGGCGTGGAGGAGCTGATCGGCCGCTTCCGGCTCGCCTATGGCAACCTGCGGGGTGCAGAGGCGCTGTCGCGCATCCGGGTCCATACGAAGTTCGTGCCCGACCTTGCCGTCCTGCCCACCATCGACAAGGCCTATGTCGAGGGCGTGATCGACACCTCGCGCAAGCGGCTGAACCTCGAGACACTCGATCTCGTCCAGTTTCACTGGTGGGCGCTCGACGTGCCCGGCTGGCTGGAGACGGCCGGCTGGTTGAAGGAACTCTCGGAAGAGGGCAGGATCGGAAAGGTCAGCCTGACAAATTTCGACGCAGACCACGTGGCGGCGATCATTCATGCCGGCGTTCCCGTCGCCTCCCTTCAACTGCAATATTCGCTGCTCGACCAGCGACCTGAAAAGCGTATGGTCGACCTCGCGCGCGAGAAGGGGTTTGCCTTGCTTTGCTACGGCACGGTCGCCGGCGGCTTCCTCAGCGATCGCTGGCTGGGCCAGGTGGAGCCGGAGCATCCGCTCGAAAACCGGTCGCTGACCAAGTACAAGCTGATCATCGATGATTTCGGTGGATGGGACCTTTTCCAGTCTCTTCTACAGACGCTGCGGCGCATTGCCGACCGCCACAAGACCGACATCGCGACGGTCGCGAGTGCAGCCATGTTGACGAAGCCCACCGTTGCCGGCGTCATCGTCGGTGCGCGCAACCGCAGCCATCTGCCCGCCAATCTCGCCATTTGCGATATCGTGCTGAACGACGAAGACCATGCGGCGCTGGCAGACGTCCTTACTGAAGCCCGGCCGCTGGACGGCGATGTCTATACGCTGGAACGCGACCGCACGGGCCGTCACGGCGCCATCATGAAATACAATCTCAACAAAGGGGAATAG
- a CDS encoding TIGR04076 family protein codes for MAEAGDDGFELFDLRVDVVIPEGGAVYCGAKPGDHFELRGEMLHLPVGQGLSIYSLASVLPLLAAKQRPTHRNDWMTTDAEIACPDPNCSTRLRITRLGRRRFSHAATTAVPLNDET; via the coding sequence ATGGCTGAGGCTGGCGATGACGGCTTCGAGTTGTTCGATCTGCGCGTGGACGTGGTCATTCCCGAGGGCGGGGCGGTCTATTGCGGCGCGAAGCCGGGCGATCATTTCGAGCTGCGCGGCGAAATGCTGCATCTGCCGGTGGGGCAGGGCCTGTCGATCTATTCGCTCGCCTCCGTGCTGCCGCTGCTTGCGGCGAAGCAGCGGCCCACCCACCGCAACGACTGGATGACGACGGATGCGGAGATCGCCTGTCCGGACCCGAACTGTTCCACGCGGTTGCGGATCACCCGCCTGGGCCGGCGACGTTTCAGCCACGCCGCGACCACCGCAGTCCCCTTGAACGACGAAACATAG
- a CDS encoding GntR family transcriptional regulator, producing MAIGTGGDLRNAPTAAGVETQAISPVGRETLQDRVYAQLRNSLINGMFDAGDVLRIVDLAERLQTSTMPVREALGRLVSEKALESLPNRSVRVPLITRARLDDLARARILIEGRMVSLALPHLTREDVAILKQANVDCDAAFETHGKDIGHVTSALNQRFHFHLYSVARSPVLLSIVESLWLQSGAIIRQAAQIHDEQGGLAATDHHWALIAALEARDEDAALRSLTNDISRSFDLIRGRLDAQQNVEVRYG from the coding sequence ATGGCAATAGGAACGGGAGGCGATCTGCGAAACGCACCCACTGCCGCTGGCGTCGAGACGCAAGCGATCTCGCCGGTCGGGCGCGAGACGCTGCAGGATCGCGTTTATGCTCAGCTGCGGAATTCTTTGATCAACGGCATGTTCGATGCCGGCGACGTGCTGCGCATCGTCGATCTGGCCGAGCGGTTGCAGACCAGCACCATGCCGGTGCGCGAGGCGCTGGGGCGTCTCGTGTCGGAAAAGGCGCTGGAGTCGCTGCCGAACCGCTCCGTCCGCGTGCCGCTCATCACCCGCGCGCGGCTCGACGATCTCGCCCGCGCCCGGATTCTCATCGAAGGACGGATGGTCTCGCTTGCCTTGCCGCATCTGACGCGGGAGGATGTCGCTATCCTGAAGCAGGCCAATGTGGATTGCGATGCCGCCTTCGAGACGCATGGCAAGGATATCGGCCATGTCACCTCCGCGCTGAACCAGCGCTTCCACTTTCATCTCTACAGCGTCGCCCGCTCCCCCGTTCTCCTGTCTATTGTCGAAAGCCTCTGGCTCCAGTCCGGCGCCATCATCCGTCAGGCGGCGCAGATCCACGACGAGCAGGGTGGGCTCGCCGCAACCGATCATCACTGGGCGCTGATCGCAGCGCTTGAAGCGCGCGACGAGGATGCGGCGCTGCGTTCGCTCACCAATGACATCAGCCGCTCCTTCGACCTCATCCGGGGACGGCTCGATGCACAGCAAAACGTGGAGGTGCGCTATGGCTGA